Sequence from the Panicum virgatum strain AP13 chromosome 5N, P.virgatum_v5, whole genome shotgun sequence genome:
TGAGGGGACACCGGTACAACCCGTCACTCACGGCTCGTCAGTAGCCGTTGGCGTTCTGACAGTTGACGTGGctgtcaccggttagaccggtgccaaGTCTCCAGTTCATCCGGTGCAGTTTCTTTCCCTTGCAGCTGACGTgacattgcaccggtgcttgctCCGgtgcaccgtcggttcaaccggtgctgaagaagttGTGTCCTGGtcacttgacatgctctctggtgcaTAGAATGGTGCTTGCACCGGTGCTTCAATTTTGCaccaccggtgtatccggtgcCACTTGACTTTCTGGCGCCAGCACTGCACATTGCTCCGGTGAtagggcaccggtgcatccgaagcctaccggttaggccggtgctgggtcaccggttcaaccggtgcaactgtttctgcagaactcgtccaattcagcgtttctttgagttctttcttcgtgttttgctttgcttggcctttttgcttcatccctgggatttataattgttcacttgacaaactcattagtcccattgattgcgttgttactcaatcacaaaaatcacaaaacaatggcctaatggggccattttccttacaatctccccgtttttggtgattgatgacaacacaattaaaGCAAGTATAAATTTTACAAAAATCGATAAAtttaaccacttacacttgcttggatgcttaccatcatccaatattgacttggcctccccctaaatccaTCATTCCCTCTTTGTTTTTCCCCATGTTTgctactttttctttttctccccctttttgaATCAAAGTTGTTCCCCCTTTAGATGATACtcattttttctttgttttaatccaaacttctccccctttggaatcaaatcacctaaaaaagcttagcaaaacaatatagctcaaaagggaaaagttagtagcctagAGAGTTAGTCTCATGAattatgatccaattgtatgatattaatgaagataccaattgagcgattactaaggtggatcacaaaacatgaaactagcatgacatgagttAAACTTTCCATAagtgtgtgcacaaaatgataatgcgAAAATCATATGCACAACTAGACATTTGAAggagaaagcttagatcatatcatgcacggaggtagctctataaAAATAAAGAATCGACAAAGATACAAATTGAAGGAGTTATAGAccatgcatacctccgggggataATTAATTGggaacgtatctagtgcaaaccacagtCTTTGTGAAAATTCGTGCAAACCACAgcaaaaaagtcatctaaattcacaaaaaaaatcaaatatgtagatgatatgatgatacacaaccttgtaaaatatcttatccaaactcgatttcgtttgtgagatataaaaataacaaatttcaagctAGAAAGCAGTacagatgatttgttagaaatttgttatttctatatctcacaaacgaagtcaagtttggacaagatattttataatattatatatcatcatatcatctacatgtgtgatttttagtgaatttagaccaattttttgccgtggtttgcacgggttttcacgaagttgtggtttacaccagatatgttccctaattaattaccttgcatgtaccaattaaAAAAGACTTGTGACAAAAGATATCAATTGTAattagataccaattgaaagtctttgaggTCAAAAGACACTTGGTATACCAAGATGAGCAAATGCATgggcacatagcctatgaacttggATATGGAATTTTAGTTCAATAGATTATGGCTCAATATGAGACTACATAAGATAAGTTtgaaaacatgttagtctcaaaatcacaaaccataggatgagctccctctaaatgtgtgcatttagtgtttgaatcatcaATCAAATATATGCACATTGTTTATGACAATAATGAGAaatttaccctatagcttgtgttcatggtacacaaatgaaacacatacctcatgaagtccatgtaccatgaagggtaatcttgtgtagctttctacatacttatcaaaccatgtaagttgctcatgggttagagcaTGACACaaacaacccaccatatataacattacgtgatgcaatgcaaacaacctagcaagtaGCAATGGAGTtatatgatgcttgaattgaaatttagCTATCATTATTTTATGGGGGACTTGGCAAAAAATTGCCAAGGAGTAAGCTAGGTTTCTTTAGCTTGAATCATCTCATATTCTTGTTAGCCAAGCATCCAAATCCCCCGTAAGCTATTTTTGGGCTTCAAGTTTCCATTGAAACCCACATCATTTGAGGTCGctttatattgatgatgacaATCTTGGGCACCCAATATAgagtgattccaactcctttcttgcttcccaaccttgtgagcaaccacttttccatttttcttctttttaatcAGATAAGAGGTGTTATGGttcttgttcctccggttgggcttggtgtagatgagagaactcttgattctAAGTTTCTTCTTGTTCTCCTCATCCGAAAGCTTTTTCCTTGGTTGAGGGCATTTATTGGACTTATGGCCTCTTTGGTGgaactttgagcaagtcacagCGGATCccttctcaaactttttcactatgtcttcacggttatcttaagaaggttggacattgctctctatgttGTTACCCTTTAATctagccaagtccttcatgagcctttctactTCTTACTTGagttcatcattctccttggcaatgagatcatcacatgattctacaacaacattctcatagcatttctcattgcaagggttagactTATCAATTGAATCAaaacaagaagttgaagaactattattatcattaatgctcttaaTTTTCAACTTGAGCTCTTCATACTCttcgctaagcaatttgaatttgcataacAAATTTTCATAACTTGTAGCGAAAATAGCATTAAGTTAAGAGCATTAAGATTTTCAATTTCATTTGATTGCTTATTAATAACTTTTTAGTGCTCATATATTAATTCAagaagctcatcatatgaagAAGACACGGAGTCATCATCATTTAAATCGCTTTCCATTCCTTGGGCCATAAGGCgagtgtttgatgatgatctCTTATtagtgcgggtggtgaatttcttgcttgattcatcacttgagcttgcaCCGGTGCACCGTCGGTTCAATCAGTGCTGAAGAAGTTGTGTCCTGgccacttgacatgctctcgGGTGCATAGAATGGTGCTTGCACCAGTGCTTCAACTTTgcaccaccggtgcatccggtgccactTGACTTTCTGGCACCAGCACTGCACATTGCTCCGGTGATAGGGTACTGGTGCATCCGAGGcctaccggttagaccggtgttgggtcaccggttcaaccggtgcaactgtttctgcagaactcgtccaattcagcatttgTTTGAGttatttcttcgtgttttgttttgctttgcctctttacttcatccctgggatctataattattcacttgacaaactcattagttccattgattgcgttgttactcaatcaccaaaatcacaaaataatGATCTAATGGGGTCATTTTCCTTAcataaatattttaaaattttctgttAGAATCTCcaagatttatttatttatttttctagtaCATCTTATGAGAATTTAATCATTTATTGAAGGTTGAAAAGGAGTATTCAATTTTAAAAACTgtaatatttttgtaaaaaattgtaATTTTTTCTAACCTGTCTCATAAGAATTAGCTTTCGTGTAAAGGCTTCAAAAGTAAATATGTTCCTAGTGCGTCTACTAATTTGCAATCAAGATGCACATGAATTGTAACAAGGGGTCTGACATGTGAAGCAGTTGCATTATATTAACGTTGCTTCCAGATCATTTCAGAGAAGCCGCTAGAGTTTAACTTAGCTCCAACTTGTGGGCCCCTTTCCTTCTTTCTCGATCCCGTGCGCTTCTATTGTTTTCTCCCTCCCGCCGTGATTTTCCCCAAGCGCGTTTTCTCCCTCGGTAATTTTCCCTTCGTACCAAATCCTCTCCACCAAACGCCAAATCCTCTCCACCAGGCGCCAAATCGTCTTCTTTCAGTGACGATTTAAGTTCTCCCCAGAATTTGTTCTATGATTTTCCATCTATCGTAACCCTAGCCTTGGAATCGGATGTCTCGCTGGTCAAAGCGAGAGATGGCGCCACTGCCTCAGCCCTTTCCAAGTTCCTATCCATCCATCCCATGCCACCCGCAACACCACCAGGGTCCTCTGGACCTAGGTGTTTCCTTGCACCACCAACTTCCGTGAACACCCCAATGGGTCTACAGCTCCTGGCCCTTGGTGGTGTGGGCCGCCGGTGCCCCAGCAAGCTATGCCGTGGTGTCCTGTGCCTAGCTGTGGTGGTGGAGCCGCTGCATCATCTTCCCAACCAGTCCAGAAAGATGACATCAACTTTGGTCCAAAGGAATGGCAAGTACATCCTGTGCACATCTTTGCATCTATTTTTTATATCATATAGATTAGTGAAAAGTTGGGATATCCTCTCGTTACTAGTACGCCTGTCTGAACTGCATATACTGTTGTACCTGTTCATTCATTCTAGTACGCTGCAGTATTCTTTGTTTGTTATGCTGCAGTAGTCTTTATATTCTAGAGCTTGTTAGTATCTTGCAATATTTATCCTAAATTCTTGAACACATATGGAAGGAATCATGTTTTTCAATATACGAGTATTCCAATTTTAGTTAACTTCATCCCCTTTTAAGCTGTTATAGTCATATGAATTTATTTATCTAGCTGCAGGGCTGTGGATAATCGTCCACCTGGTGGTTTCCTCAGCTATTTCAATCACCCATATGGAGTTAGCCACTTCCCCAGCTGATGCCACCACATCTAGCTGATGGAAATAGAGGGAAAGGGAGCCCACCAATGTTAGTTTCTGGGTCTCATCCGCGACCCCAGCCCTTGATCAATTTAGAcaatggtgatgatgatggaaATGGTGATAGGATTGACATACGGCTAAAATGGGCGTAGCCAGAGGAAGTGCACTTGGTTAGTTACATTATATATACGTCTTTGTGAAGTCAATAAAAGCACCTCAGATGGAGAAACACAAGTTGTATACATTGAACCAAGAAGAGTGCACGAAAGATATTGAGCGTGCTTTTGGAGTTTTGCAGTCACATTTTAATATCATGCGTCGTCCATCACGGTTGTGGAAAAGGAAGAGTATTGGGAGAATAATGAAAGCTTGTGTCATACTCCACAATATGATAGTCGCGAAATGCCCCGTAGGGAACATCCTCCTTTATCCTCTTTAGACTTCCCCGGGCATGGAATTTGAACCCTAGAGATCAAATTTCCTATTGACTTGAACGAGCAAGGTGGATCATCAATTGCTCTACCCCCAGAAGTACAAAATGGTGGAGGCAAATTTTCTCTGAAATTTAACATAGAAGAGCAGGTATCCATCGTCAACAACACATAAACAATTGAAACAAGACTTGATTGAGCATATTTGGCAAAAGTTTCCCAATAGGAGAAATAATTAGTTGTACGTGCAGTATCCTCTTTCTTTTACATGTAAGATATAACAGTTCATTAGATTTATTATTGTTTATCGTACCATCCATTAATATACTTGTCAATTTCTTACAGGTTCCTGTTGGGGGTTCTTCCTGAAGACATGAGTATCATCCTGTTTGGGGTTCTTCTTGAAGACCTAAGTATCATCGATGGCTGCTGGTTATCAAGAGATATGgctaaataaattgataaaatatGGATGCTAGATTTAGTTCCAAGTCATTAGTGTAATAGCTGCTCATGGTAGTAGCATTCTTAATTTTGTTGATCAAGTTTCAGTTGCACTGCAGACCATGTTTTATTCCCTAAGCTTTTAAGTTTGTGTGTGTCATCCTTGGTCTATCTGATGATGTGAATTTGGTTGTAAGAGCCATTATATTTTACCAGTGAACAATATTATTGCTTTAGTCAACAACCTGTTTCATTATTTACTTGTGAATATGTCCATGCACCTGTGAATGTCGCCAGCAACACAAGTGGCTACATAGATGTGCTTAGTGTTGATCACCAGGCCAGATGCATTGCAATgatttaaatacatgattatTAATTGTACAGCCAAACTAACAGCCAAACTGTTGTATCGCTTGTCTCTTGTGTTGTCTCAAGATGACATGAACTTGGCTTATAGCCAAGCTTATTGGCCTTGCTCTAAGTGTTTTGGAAACCCGCATGGGCGGGTGATTACATCGAATCTGGTAAAAAATCTGTGTGTTTGGCATCGTTAACCGTACGACTGCTTGCATCCGATCGATGGGAATGCCGCATTGCCATTCTGGATTGTGAAAAAAATGCAAGCCCCTGCCGAAACTCTGAACTTTGAACAGCTAGTGCGGTGAATAATAATAACAATACAAAACAAGCTAGAAAAATTGCAACTGGTGTTTGATCGCGCGGTCAGATTCCTCGAGGGGATAAAACTAGGGTTCCGCGGCGTGAGCCTCGATCGACACTcactcctcctctcctctccccgcTGCAAACACCAAGTTCAACTCCTCGGTAAGACTAAACAAGATCAGAAACCGTATTGGTCTCTAATCAAATCAAACGTTGATCTCCTTGTAATTTTTCTTGCAACCTAGCAAAGCGTTTCGTGTGAAGTGCGCCTGTAGTGTCGATTGACGATTCACGCCGACGCTCGACCTGCAGGCAACAAGGCCTTTTGAAGGGTTTTTATTCTGTTTCCCGAAAGTTCTGAATTCTGACAGCACGATTGTATCTGAGCTAGTTTCTTTCAAGAAAGTTTACTATATCTGATCCACTGCATGATTCAGAATAGCGTGCGAAGTTGCGAGTAACGGCATCGTTGAACATTCGTACAAAATTCAGAGATGAGGTTAGAATAGGGCCATTGGGATTCGGGACATTAATAGCACTGGCACCAAAACATATCGGTTGCCTTTAGAAAACAAAGAACAAGATACTCGTGTTTACTAAAAAGAACAAGAAGGCATGATGTTGAACAGTAGTAGTAGGAAATATATAATTGTTGGCCGCCAAGCATGTGGCCGATCGATCTGAAGAAATATAATTAAGTTCCCTTGCACCTCCATCATCAGGAAGCAGTACGTACGAATTCTTTGTGACCTCGCTCATCAGCTCCGATCCGAGGTGTTGAACGTTGAAACAGTCGAGTAGAACTAGAAAGATTGGGCCTCTGATTCAGTATTAAGCAAAGGCAGATGCCACCGATCCCGACGCTCACACTCTCCAGTGCACACTGCACAGCCGCCACAGCGGCCTGGTGGTGAGGGCCGGGTCTGTCTGAGTGAGCACTGATCGAGCTAGCCATGGTTCTGTGCTTCAAGCTCCTGTTCGGCCCCACGGCCGCCATCTTCCTCTCGGCCGTCGTCATCCTCTCCTGCTTCACCAACGTGCCGCACCTGCAGCTGAGCTACACCGACGGCGACCTCAGCCGCCGCTCGTCCTACctcgcgtcgccggcgccggcgcccaagTGCGACATCTTCCGGGGCGAGTGGGTGCCGGACCCGGACGCGCCGCACTACACAAACGAGACGTGCGCCTTCATCCAGGAGCACCAGAACTGCATGTTCTACGGCCGCCCGGACCTCGACTTCCTCAAGTGGCGCTGGAAGCCGCACGGCTGCGACCTCCCGCGGTTCGACCCGCGCAGGttcctcgccgtcgtcgggAACAAGACGATCGCGTTCGTTGGCGACTCGCTGGCCAGGAACCACATGCAGtccctcctctgcctcctctCCAAGGTGAGTATTAGCTTCGTTCTGCTTGAGCATGGACAGCGAATTAAGTTGGAACGAAGCTGGCTCATGCCACGGATTCTAAATTTGCAGGTGGCGTCGCCCAAGGACGTGTCGGTGACGGACAAGACGGACCCGAACAAGATCCTCTACTACGAGGGCTACAACTTCACCATCTACCTCTTCTGGTCGCCGTTCCTGGTTCGGTCGGAGGAGGTCGGCAGCGACCGCCCCGGCGTGTTCAGGCTGTACCTGGACGAGCCCGACGGCCGGTGGCTGTCCGCCTCCGCCCGGTTCGACTACGTGCTCCTCTCGGGGGCCAACTGGTTCACGCGGGAGTCCTACTTCTACGAGCGCGGGCAGCTCGTCGGCGGCATGTACGTCCCGCTCAACTTCAGCAGCAGCCTCACCAACCAGTACTCCCACCGGATGGCGTTCCGGACGGCGCTCCGGGCGCTCACCGTCGCCCGGTTCCGGGGCAAGGTGATCCTCCGGACGCTGTCGCCCATGTCGCACTTCGAGGGCGGGGCGTACAACGCCGGCGGGGACTGCCGCCGCACGCGCCCGTTCCGGGTCGACGAGACGCCGCCCATGGGTGGCGTGGAGCTGGAGTTCTACACGTCGCAGCTGGAGGAGTtcagggaggcggcggaggcgacgggcctGGACGTGGTGCTCATGGACCCCACCGCCGCGATGCTGATTCGGCCGGACGGCCACCCCAGCCGCTACGGGCACTGGCCGGACGAGAAGCGAGCGCTGTACAACGACTGCATCCACTGGTGCCTGCCAGGGCCCGTCGACGCCTGGAACGACATGCTGCTCCACATGCTGTCAGATTCAAATTAACACACCATTAAGATGGGCAGATGGCTTTAATTTGTTTCTGATCATTGATTTATTTGGATTAGTTTAGTTTTGCCTCGATACATACAGTGTATGTGTACCCCGTGCATCATGCAGCTGGATGGAGCACAggtttacccccccccccccccccccccccccgattttAGTCCTCTTACGCATGAGCACTGGATCAAGGTTGCTCCACGTGTAATTGGAGCGTCAGACACCGTAATTATATATTGGATTGTATGTGAAAGGATACATACAGTTTTCTTACCGCCAATTTTTAGGCAatgctctctctcccccccatTTTTCTTTAGCCATCTGGGTCTCCTTGCACATTCCGAGTATGGGATATGAAGTACCTATGTGAACTTTATATTAGCTtcaatgttttaaatagcggggtactccctccgtcctcaaATGTAAGACATTTCAGTATTTTtgaagagtcaaagtttttcaagtttgaccaaatttatacaataaattaataacatttatgatatcaaatatataccattagattctccattaaatatatttttataatatatttgtttggtgtcataaatttttatgattctctctaaaaatttaatcaaacttgaaaaactttgactctccaaaaataTTAGAATGTCTTACATttcaggacagagggagtaggcATTTAGCGGTAAGGATTCTAAAATGTTGAGAGCGGAAGCTATAACCAAATATAGCAGGCTATAACGGACTATTTCTACTAGCGGTAACTCTTCAAAAAAGCTATAGCGAAAGATAGGGgcagctatagccggctatttaaaaccttgATTAGCTCTCTCTCTATCCCATTTTTCTTTAGGCATCAGGGGCTCATGGCACATTCCGAGTGTGGGATATGGAAGTACCTAGGTGAACTTTATATTAgctttcctttcaaaaaaaaaaaatagtttggCAACGAGCCAATGACTTGAACTTGAGTGGTTAGGATGCACAGCTAGTCAGCAACACCTCCCACCCCAACCGGTTGAGTTAGGTTCACTTTCTTTCATATTTTCTTTATATATACTTGTAGATTTAATCTTCAAGCAAAATATAAGATTGTGAATCATGCGAATAAGGAAACTTTTGAAATGGAATCATGCCAAGAAATGAGGCCTGGATTTGAGCCGGACAAATTGTTGACCCTAAGGTTCTCTTTCAACtctctttagtttaaaattttgcacTACTTCTCCAAACTAAGATATCATTTTGAAGAAttagtacaaatttttttaaCTAAAGGTGGTTGGAGAGGCACCTAAAAATCACCAATTAACATCTCTAAATTGATCCATATCTCCACGTGCCCAGAAAAAGGTGCGCTATCTAAATATTGGGCCTTAGTCTAGCATGTCGCATAGGGTTCAGGCAGCCGGCGTTCAGCCACCGGTGACCTCGCCAACTGCTACTCCGCTCGCAACAACAACATCATCTTCCTCCCTCCATCCAGGTACGTCTCAATCGTTGCCGTCCGAGCCAACGGAAGCAGGGTGGAAACGGATATTTATTCAAATGTTagattttttgttatttttcttcgattatggacaaataaaatatagaatttactatgtaaattcatagccttgtatttaacattgaccttgtaaagattcataaaaactaaacctcaaatttatcatatatattctcaaataatagatataaaaattcgaatacggatcggatacggattcagatgttttttcacctttttaattgtatggagcaaataatgcattaaaaatctatacaaaattttattcttatgtgtaataatatgcttgataatataaaaaaaggtTAGCATAAAATTTcaagcatatctattttaaaatatcaaatttgttctgaGAATTCGGATGTCTAGTTCCACCCTTAGctgaagcccccccccccccccccccccccccccgccgttGTCCTAGCCTTGCAGCACCTCATCGTTGACTCCCGGTCCACCGCAAGGTCATCGACGGAGCTCAAACTCAAACTCGGCCAGCTTTCCCGCCAAATATTCCGTCCGGCCCCGCCATCCCAGCAGCTACTTCTGGAGGTGATTTTTTTCGTCGACAATTCTTAGCGTGTTGTGCGTGCTACTCATGATCATCCTAAATACCTAATCGTATTCATGCACTTTCCTGATTTTTGTGGAATAATCTCTGGTTGATTTTCTTTAGATGAAACAGTAGGGGCTGAATATATcaagaaaaaagaggaaaagagttACAACGGGTGATTAAACAAAAGTCTCTAGC
This genomic interval carries:
- the LOC120675730 gene encoding protein trichome birefringence-like 19, producing the protein MVLCFKLLFGPTAAIFLSAVVILSCFTNVPHLQLSYTDGDLSRRSSYLASPAPAPKCDIFRGEWVPDPDAPHYTNETCAFIQEHQNCMFYGRPDLDFLKWRWKPHGCDLPRFDPRRFLAVVGNKTIAFVGDSLARNHMQSLLCLLSKVASPKDVSVTDKTDPNKILYYEGYNFTIYLFWSPFLVRSEEVGSDRPGVFRLYLDEPDGRWLSASARFDYVLLSGANWFTRESYFYERGQLVGGMYVPLNFSSSLTNQYSHRMAFRTALRALTVARFRGKVILRTLSPMSHFEGGAYNAGGDCRRTRPFRVDETPPMGGVELEFYTSQLEEFREAAEATGLDVVLMDPTAAMLIRPDGHPSRYGHWPDEKRALYNDCIHWCLPGPVDAWNDMLLHMLSDSN